In Sulfitobacter albidus, the following proteins share a genomic window:
- a CDS encoding GAF domain-containing protein produces MKVVDINGGPPRGSDPGGSETERVAHNMVYVFSLPALPIKQRFSILLNRMCSTLDMDYGYITLPQEPVSAVPFFSARMVVRPPRPGKPTLSHLMSRSRNALHFDTPDDAPSGDYIDQTGHVPYRFAGAPVVFDGRVYGTVEFGGARPGAAPITSEHLMLVRILSGLAAGSLVLLSD; encoded by the coding sequence ATGAAGGTTGTCGACATCAACGGGGGACCACCGCGCGGCTCAGATCCCGGGGGCAGCGAGACCGAGCGTGTCGCGCACAACATGGTCTATGTGTTCTCGCTGCCCGCCCTTCCGATCAAGCAGCGGTTTTCGATCCTGCTCAACCGGATGTGCAGCACCCTCGACATGGACTACGGCTATATTACCCTCCCGCAGGAGCCCGTCTCGGCGGTGCCGTTCTTTTCGGCGCGCATGGTCGTGCGACCGCCGCGCCCGGGCAAGCCGACGCTGAGCCATCTGATGTCGCGCAGCCGCAACGCGTTGCATTTCGACACCCCCGATGACGCGCCCTCCGGCGACTACATCGATCAGACCGGGCATGTCCCCTACCGATTTGCGGGCGCGCCTGTCGTTTTCGATGGCCGGGTCTACGGAACGGTCGAATTCGGCGGCGCCCGCCCGGGTGCCGCGCCGATCACCTCAGAGCATCTGATGCTGGTGCGGATCCTGTCGGGGCTGGCCGCAGGGTCACTGGTGCTGCTGAGCGACTGA
- the phoU gene encoding phosphate signaling complex protein PhoU: MEEQHIASAFDRDLERVQAQIMKMGGLVEEAIRLSAKSLETRDEPLAEQVRAGDRAIDLLEEQINEQAARVIALRAPTAVDLRVILSVIKISANLERIGDYAKNMAKRTSVLATMPPVNDSAGAIRRMARLCEEMLKDALDAYIRRDAELAAEVIARDEDLDQMYNALFREFLTFMLEDPRNITACMHLHFIAKNVERMGDHCTSMAEQVVYLVTGNTPDEARPKADQTSLNTKV, translated from the coding sequence ATGGAAGAACAACACATTGCATCGGCCTTTGACCGCGATCTTGAGCGGGTTCAGGCACAGATCATGAAGATGGGCGGACTGGTCGAGGAGGCGATCCGGCTCTCCGCCAAATCGCTGGAAACCCGCGATGAGCCACTCGCTGAACAGGTCCGGGCAGGGGACAGGGCCATCGACCTGCTCGAAGAACAGATCAACGAGCAGGCGGCGCGGGTCATTGCCCTGCGCGCGCCCACGGCGGTCGATTTGCGCGTGATCCTCAGCGTGATCAAGATCTCTGCCAATCTCGAACGCATCGGCGATTACGCAAAAAACATGGCCAAGCGCACGAGCGTGCTGGCGACGATGCCGCCCGTGAACGACAGCGCGGGCGCGATCCGGCGCATGGCACGTCTGTGCGAAGAGATGCTGAAAGACGCGCTGGATGCCTATATCCGCCGCGACGCGGAACTGGCGGCCGAGGTGATCGCCCGCGACGAAGACCTCGATCAGATGTACAACGCGTTGTTTCGCGAATTCCTGACCTTCATGCTGGAAGATCCGCGCAACATCACCGCCTGCATGCACCTGCATTTCATTGCCAAGAACGTGGAGCGGATGGGCGATCACTGCACCTCGATGGCCGAACAGGTGGTCTATCTGGTCACCGGCAACACGCCCGATGAGGCGCGACCCAAGGCCGACCAAACCTCATTGAACACCAAAGTCTGA
- the pstB gene encoding phosphate ABC transporter ATP-binding protein PstB, whose product MFDHHIKPEAQVAEKSKISASGVDVHYGDTHAIKDVSVEIEDKTVTAFIGPSGCGKSTFLRCINRMNDTIDICRVTGNIRIDGEDIYDPKVDPVQLRAKVGMVFQKPNPFPKSIYDNVAYGPRIHGLARNKADLDDIVERALRRGAIWDEVKDRLQAPGTGLSGGQQQRLCIARAVATEPEVLLMDEPCSALDPIATAQVEELIDELRRNYSVVIVTHSMQQAARVSQKTAFFHLGNLVEFGETDKIFTTPEDPRTESYITGRIG is encoded by the coding sequence ATGTTCGATCATCACATTAAACCGGAGGCACAAGTGGCCGAAAAATCAAAGATTTCTGCAAGTGGCGTTGACGTGCATTACGGCGATACCCACGCGATCAAGGACGTCAGCGTCGAGATCGAGGACAAGACCGTGACCGCCTTTATCGGCCCGTCGGGCTGTGGCAAATCCACCTTCCTACGCTGCATCAACCGGATGAACGACACCATCGACATCTGCCGCGTGACCGGCAACATCCGCATCGATGGCGAGGACATTTATGACCCCAAGGTCGACCCGGTGCAGCTGCGTGCCAAGGTCGGCATGGTGTTTCAGAAACCCAATCCATTCCCCAAATCCATCTACGACAATGTCGCCTACGGCCCGCGCATCCACGGTCTGGCCCGCAACAAGGCCGACCTTGATGATATCGTCGAACGCGCCCTGCGCCGCGGCGCCATCTGGGACGAGGTCAAGGACCGCCTGCAAGCGCCCGGCACGGGCCTGTCGGGCGGCCAGCAGCAACGCCTGTGCATCGCGCGCGCTGTGGCGACGGAGCCTGAGGTGCTGCTGATGGACGAGCCCTGCTCGGCCCTCGATCCCATCGCCACCGCGCAGGTCGAAGAGCTGATCGACGAACTGCGCCGCAACTATTCGGTCGTGATCGTCACACACTCGATGCAGCAGGCGGCACGGGTCAGCCAGAAGACGGCGTTTTTCCACCTCGGCAACCTTGTTGAGTTCGGTGAGACCGACAAGATCTTTACCACGCCAGAGGATCCGCGCACGGAAAGCTATATTACCGGGAGGATCGGTTAA
- the pstA gene encoding phosphate ABC transporter permease PstA codes for MTDIPNTGTSSLLVQDARTRKRNRAEARFKAYGLTAIALGVMMLIVLLTTIIGRGTGAFQQTFVTLEVELLEEKLDKNGNRDIDEIKKVSTFGYNPLLATAFETMIAQEGIETELSAKDMAGLLSKGAAAQMRDAVIADPDLIGQTVEFEFLASGRVDGYLKDRVSRDSIADDKNISVEQLDLVDQLRDSGALEKRFNVAFITGADASDARPEAAGIGVSMVGSLMMMLVVLILALPIGVAASIYLEEFAPKNWITDIIEVNISNLAAVPSIVFGILGLAVFINYMHLPNSAPLVGGLVLTLMTLPTIIISTRASLKSVPPSIRDAALGVGASKMQSVFHHVLPLAAPGILTGTIIGLAQALGETAPLLLIGMVGFIASNGPESLSEGLLSPNSAMPAQIYEWAKRADPAFYERAWGGIIILLVFLITMNAIAVLLRRRFERRW; via the coding sequence ATGACCGATATCCCGAACACGGGCACGTCGTCGCTGCTGGTGCAGGATGCCCGCACCCGCAAACGCAACCGGGCCGAAGCGCGGTTCAAGGCTTACGGGCTGACGGCCATCGCCCTTGGTGTGATGATGCTGATCGTTTTGCTGACGACCATCATCGGGCGCGGCACCGGCGCGTTCCAGCAGACCTTCGTCACACTCGAAGTCGAGCTTTTGGAAGAAAAGCTCGACAAGAACGGCAACCGCGACATCGACGAGATCAAGAAGGTATCGACCTTTGGCTATAACCCGCTGCTGGCGACCGCCTTTGAAACGATGATTGCGCAGGAGGGGATCGAGACCGAGCTTTCGGCCAAGGATATGGCAGGCCTGCTGTCCAAAGGGGCCGCGGCGCAGATGCGCGATGCGGTGATCGCTGATCCAGACCTGATCGGGCAAACGGTGGAGTTCGAATTTCTCGCCTCGGGGCGGGTGGACGGCTATCTCAAGGATCGGGTGAGCCGTGACAGCATCGCCGACGACAAGAACATCAGCGTTGAACAGCTGGATCTGGTGGATCAGTTGCGCGACAGCGGCGCGCTGGAGAAACGGTTTAACGTGGCCTTCATCACCGGTGCCGATGCATCCGACGCGCGGCCCGAGGCGGCGGGGATCGGCGTCAGCATGGTGGGCTCGCTGATGATGATGCTGGTGGTGCTGATCCTGGCGCTGCCCATCGGCGTCGCAGCCTCGATCTACCTTGAGGAGTTTGCGCCCAAGAACTGGATCACGGATATCATTGAGGTGAATATCTCGAACCTCGCGGCGGTGCCGTCGATCGTGTTCGGCATCCTGGGGCTGGCAGTCTTCATCAACTACATGCACCTACCTAATTCTGCCCCGCTGGTCGGCGGGCTGGTGCTGACGCTGATGACGCTGCCCACGATCATCATCTCGACGCGCGCGTCGCTGAAATCTGTCCCGCCCTCGATCCGCGATGCGGCGCTGGGGGTAGGGGCCTCGAAAATGCAATCGGTGTTCCACCACGTGCTGCCGCTGGCCGCACCCGGCATCCTGACCGGCACCATCATCGGCCTCGCACAGGCACTGGGGGAGACGGCACCGCTACTGCTGATCGGCATGGTCGGTTTCATCGCCTCAAACGGGCCGGAGTCGCTGAGCGAGGGGTTGCTGAGCCCCAACTCCGCCATGCCGGCGCAAATCTACGAATGGGCGAAACGCGCCGATCCGGCGTTCTATGAACGCGCCTGGGGCGGCATCATCATCCTGTTGGTATTCCTGATCACGATGAACGCCATCGCGGTCCTGCTGCGCCGCCGCTTCGAGCGTCGGTGGTAG
- a CDS encoding helix-turn-helix transcriptional regulator, with protein MSLRQHLLSIADAKTIENLWEDHVRKMAQYGFDRLLYGFTRYRTATSLGDPEDFIILTNHSQAYTSVFLDEGHYHHAPMVNWALNNEGAKSWRLLADMEASKALSGPERRVLEFNRDMGVTAGYSISFKSISARSKGAIALTAKPGLSQQDVDEMWAEHGADITLMNNILHLKILTLPYTAPNRVLTARQREALEWVGDGKTTQDIAMLMGLTAATVEKHLRLARESLAVETTAQAVLKAAFSNQMFVIDL; from the coding sequence ATGAGCCTGCGCCAGCATCTTCTGTCGATTGCCGATGCCAAGACGATCGAGAACCTGTGGGAAGACCACGTGCGGAAGATGGCGCAATACGGGTTCGATCGGCTGCTCTACGGCTTTACCCGTTACCGCACGGCCACCTCGCTGGGCGATCCCGAAGATTTCATCATCCTCACGAACCACAGCCAGGCCTACACATCTGTCTTTCTGGATGAAGGGCATTATCACCATGCGCCCATGGTCAACTGGGCCCTCAACAACGAAGGCGCCAAAAGCTGGCGGCTGCTCGCTGATATGGAGGCCAGCAAGGCGTTGAGCGGTCCCGAGCGCCGTGTTCTGGAATTCAACCGCGACATGGGCGTGACGGCGGGATATTCGATCAGCTTCAAGTCGATCTCGGCGCGCTCGAAAGGTGCGATTGCGCTGACGGCAAAGCCGGGGTTGTCGCAGCAGGACGTTGACGAGATGTGGGCCGAGCACGGTGCAGACATCACCCTGATGAACAACATCCTGCATCTGAAAATCCTCACCCTGCCCTATACGGCGCCCAATCGCGTGCTTACCGCGCGTCAGCGCGAGGCGCTTGAATGGGTCGGAGACGGCAAGACCACGCAGGACATCGCGATGCTGATGGGACTGACAGCGGCGACGGTGGAAAAGCATCTGCGGTTGGCACGCGAATCCCTCGCGGTCGAGACGACGGCGCAGGCGGTTCTCAAGGCTGCGTTCAGCAATCAGATGTTTGTCATCGACCTCTGA
- the pstC gene encoding phosphate ABC transporter permease subunit PstC, giving the protein MPLALLGNALLITVLVLAIAVVGYVMARRRAVARAGGDARALHSLPNYYGMTAAMAAAVPALGVMLLWLLAQPMVIQNAVVPLLPAEVAADAGTTSLALADVDRVANGLDVAVARGVLDAEGIAALRDDPATLRATLSGVGVALGSEVEPFTLAAAQTARALDARYDTVRALVVLALALGGAAIGIRAAGPAFRARNVVERGVLALLITAASLAILTTVGIVLSMLFETMNFFSLHPWQDFFLGGNWAPNFRGNSDLSILPLLWGTLYISVVALLVAVPIGLFAAIYLSEYAGAKLRAVAKPLLEILAGIPTIVYGLFALLTVGPFLVDLFGSGGPLSMQGVRDGDPLMAGATAVITAGLVMGIMLIPFVSSLSDDIINAVPQSLRDGSYGIGATPSETIRNVVLPAALPGIVGAILLAASRAIGETMIVVLGAGAIARFSGNPFEAMTTITTRIVSQLTGDTDFASPETLVAFALGLTLFVLTLGLNVLALYIVRKYREQYE; this is encoded by the coding sequence ATGCCCCTCGCACTTCTTGGCAATGCCCTGCTGATCACCGTCCTTGTGCTGGCGATTGCCGTCGTGGGCTACGTGATGGCCCGCCGCCGAGCGGTGGCCCGCGCTGGCGGCGACGCGCGCGCGCTGCACTCGCTGCCCAACTACTATGGCATGACCGCTGCGATGGCCGCGGCGGTGCCCGCCCTTGGGGTGATGCTGCTGTGGCTGCTGGCGCAGCCGATGGTGATCCAGAACGCCGTGGTGCCGCTGCTGCCCGCCGAGGTGGCCGCCGATGCCGGCACGACCTCGCTGGCGCTGGCGGATGTGGACCGGGTGGCGAACGGGCTGGATGTCGCCGTTGCACGCGGCGTGCTGGACGCCGAGGGTATTGCGGCACTGCGCGATGACCCGGCCACGCTGCGCGCGACCTTGTCGGGGGTGGGCGTCGCCCTTGGATCAGAGGTCGAACCCTTTACCCTTGCCGCTGCCCAGACCGCGCGCGCGCTTGATGCGCGGTACGATACGGTGCGCGCGCTGGTGGTGCTGGCGCTGGCGCTTGGCGGCGCGGCCATCGGTATACGTGCCGCAGGCCCTGCGTTCCGGGCACGCAACGTGGTTGAGCGTGGCGTGCTGGCGCTGCTGATCACCGCCGCGTCGCTGGCGATTTTGACGACTGTGGGCATCGTTCTTTCGATGCTTTTCGAGACAATGAATTTCTTCTCCCTGCATCCCTGGCAGGACTTTTTTCTCGGCGGCAACTGGGCGCCGAACTTCCGCGGCAACAGCGATCTTTCGATCTTGCCGCTGCTGTGGGGGACGCTCTACATCTCGGTGGTGGCGCTGCTGGTGGCCGTGCCCATCGGTCTGTTCGCCGCGATCTATCTCAGTGAATATGCGGGCGCGAAACTGCGCGCCGTGGCCAAGCCACTGCTGGAAATCCTCGCGGGCATTCCCACCATCGTCTACGGCCTCTTCGCCCTGCTGACGGTCGGTCCATTCCTCGTCGATCTGTTCGGCTCCGGCGGTCCGCTGAGCATGCAAGGCGTACGCGATGGCGATCCGTTGATGGCAGGGGCCACGGCGGTCATTACCGCGGGGCTGGTGATGGGCATCATGCTGATCCCCTTCGTGTCGTCGCTCAGCGACGATATCATCAACGCCGTGCCGCAATCGCTGCGCGACGGCTCTTACGGAATCGGCGCGACCCCGTCCGAAACGATCCGCAACGTGGTCCTGCCGGCCGCCCTGCCGGGGATCGTGGGCGCGATCCTGCTGGCGGCGTCGCGCGCCATTGGTGAGACGATGATCGTGGTGCTGGGGGCAGGGGCCATCGCCCGGTTCTCCGGCAACCCGTTCGAGGCGATGACCACCATCACCACCCGCATCGTGAGCCAGCTGACCGGCGACACCGATTTCGCCTCGCCCGAAACACTGGTCGCCTTTGCCCTTGGCCTGACACTATTCGTGCTGACGCTGGGGCTGAACGTTCTCGCACTCTACATCGTGCGCAAATACCGGGAGCAATACGAATGA
- a CDS encoding ISNCY family transposase: MGWVVMSERELNCVEVLAQVDDGRLSVDNAANMLDLTRRQVFRLLKRYRQDGASAIRHKARGKPPNNRIHHAKRDYALSVIKEGYADFGPTLAAEMLAEHQGFKVSRETVRKWMVEDGIWLSRKQRRTFHQPRLRRECYGELIQIDGSDHRWFEDRGDPCTLLVFIDDATSTLMELRFVTSESTFSYFEALESYLLKHGRPVAFYSDKHTVFRVPKPNEHMTGMTQFGRALAELNIEIICANSSQAKGRVERANRTLQDRLVKELRIAGISNMEDGNAFLGGFMERYNAKFAKAPAKPDNLHRALNIEPDRLAEVFCLRDKRYVTKDLTLKYDRKRIRLEVNDLTRGLVGKYVDVYEMPDGRIQVRAKGVALPYSIFDPHQQRVTHAAITENKHLSAVLAHIKEEQEKAAPPPKVKPVSAKNGYKKTGRRPPGRPSKMEAYYERKRAERTDTMRRTGANEE, translated from the coding sequence ATGGGATGGGTGGTTATGAGCGAGCGCGAGTTGAACTGCGTGGAGGTTTTGGCACAGGTCGATGACGGACGGCTGAGCGTTGATAATGCGGCGAACATGCTAGACCTGACACGGCGGCAAGTCTTCCGGCTATTGAAGCGGTATCGCCAGGACGGTGCATCCGCGATCCGGCACAAGGCGCGTGGCAAACCTCCGAACAATCGCATTCATCATGCCAAGCGCGACTATGCTTTGTCGGTAATCAAAGAAGGCTACGCGGACTTTGGGCCAACACTGGCGGCGGAGATGCTGGCCGAGCATCAAGGCTTCAAAGTCTCACGCGAGACTGTGCGCAAGTGGATGGTCGAGGATGGCATCTGGCTGTCCCGAAAGCAACGCCGCACTTTCCACCAGCCGCGCTTGCGACGGGAATGCTATGGCGAGCTGATCCAAATTGACGGGTCAGACCACCGTTGGTTCGAGGATCGGGGTGATCCCTGCACCCTGCTCGTCTTCATCGACGATGCCACCAGCACGCTGATGGAGTTGCGGTTTGTCACGTCTGAGAGCACGTTCAGTTACTTCGAGGCCTTGGAAAGCTATCTGTTGAAGCATGGTCGCCCGGTCGCGTTCTACAGCGATAAGCACACCGTCTTCCGCGTTCCAAAGCCGAACGAACACATGACAGGCATGACCCAGTTCGGGCGCGCTCTGGCCGAGCTGAACATCGAGATCATCTGTGCCAACTCTTCGCAAGCCAAAGGCCGCGTCGAACGCGCGAACCGCACGCTGCAGGATCGGCTGGTTAAAGAGCTGCGCATCGCGGGCATCTCCAACATGGAAGACGGCAACGCGTTCCTTGGGGGCTTCATGGAGCGCTATAATGCCAAGTTTGCAAAGGCTCCGGCCAAACCAGACAACCTGCACCGTGCCTTGAACATCGAGCCGGATCGGCTGGCCGAGGTCTTCTGTCTGCGCGACAAACGCTATGTCACCAAGGATTTGACGCTCAAGTACGACCGCAAACGCATCCGGCTAGAGGTCAATGATCTGACGCGCGGCTTGGTCGGCAAATACGTCGATGTCTACGAGATGCCAGACGGGCGCATCCAAGTTCGGGCCAAAGGCGTCGCCCTGCCCTACAGCATCTTCGATCCGCACCAACAGCGCGTCACACACGCTGCCATCACGGAGAACAAGCACCTCAGCGCCGTCCTCGCCCACATCAAAGAGGAACAGGAGAAGGCTGCACCGCCACCCAAGGTCAAACCTGTCAGCGCAAAGAACGGCTACAAGAAGACAGGCCGTCGCCCTCCGGGTCGACCTTCAAAGATGGAAGCGTATTATGAACGCAAGCGCGCTGAACGAACTGATACAATGAGGCGAACTGGAGCCAACGAAGAATGA
- the tsf gene encoding translation elongation factor Ts, which yields MAITASMVKELRDSTGAGMMDAKKALTETDGDMEAAVDWLRTKGLAKAAKKSGRTAAEGLVAVKVDGGRGVAVEVNSETDFVGKNADFQKMVAGIADVATGAADLDALKAADMNGKSVEQTVTDAVAVIGENMSVRRMAAIEGSTVVSYVHNAAAPGMGKIGVLVALDGGNEELGKQIAMHIAAVNPASLSEDDLDPAVVEKEKQVQIDIAKESGKPDAVIEKMIVGRMKKYMSEVTLVNQAFVVNPDVTVGQAAADAGATITGFVRLEVGEGIEVVKEDFAAEVAKAAKG from the coding sequence ATGGCGATTACAGCATCGATGGTCAAGGAACTGCGCGACAGCACTGGCGCAGGCATGATGGACGCGAAAAAAGCGCTGACAGAAACCGATGGTGACATGGAAGCAGCCGTTGATTGGCTGCGCACCAAGGGTCTTGCGAAAGCGGCCAAGAAATCCGGCCGCACGGCAGCCGAAGGTCTGGTGGCCGTCAAGGTTGACGGCGGTCGCGGCGTTGCGGTCGAAGTGAACTCGGAAACCGATTTTGTCGGCAAGAACGCCGATTTCCAGAAAATGGTCGCAGGCATCGCCGATGTCGCCACCGGCGCCGCCGATCTCGACGCGCTGAAAGCCGCCGACATGAACGGCAAATCGGTCGAGCAGACCGTAACCGACGCCGTCGCCGTGATCGGTGAGAACATGTCGGTACGCCGGATGGCCGCGATTGAAGGCAGCACTGTAGTCTCTTACGTGCACAACGCCGCAGCGCCCGGCATGGGCAAGATCGGCGTTCTGGTCGCCCTCGACGGCGGCAACGAAGAGCTGGGCAAACAGATTGCCATGCACATCGCCGCTGTAAACCCCGCGTCGCTGAGCGAAGATGACCTCGACCCCGCCGTTGTCGAAAAGGAAAAGCAGGTCCAGATCGACATCGCCAAGGAATCGGGCAAGCCCGACGCCGTCATCGAAAAGATGATCGTGGGCCGGATGAAGAAATACATGTCCGAGGTCACATTGGTGAACCAGGCGTTCGTCGTGAACCCCGACGTCACCGTCGGTCAGGCCGCCGCCGATGCGGGTGCCACGATCACCGGTTTTGTACGTCTCGAAGTGGGCGAGGGTATTGAAGTCGTCAAGGAAGACTTTGCCGCCGAAGTGGCCAAGGCCGCCAAGGGCTGA
- the aroQ gene encoding type II 3-dehydroquinate dehydratase: MPSVLVINGPNLNLLGTRQPEVYGRTTLADVEDACRTRAASLGLDVAFVQSNHEGALIDAIHAARGTHDGLVINGGAFTHTSIAIMDAVASVELPMIEVHLSNIHAREPFRHRSYLAPVAIGQICGLGMAGYLYALDALAQRFAA, translated from the coding sequence ATGCCCTCAGTTCTCGTCATCAACGGTCCGAACCTCAACCTGCTGGGTACGCGCCAGCCTGAGGTCTACGGTCGCACCACGCTCGCGGATGTCGAGGACGCATGCCGTACGCGTGCCGCGTCCCTCGGTCTCGACGTGGCGTTCGTGCAATCCAATCACGAAGGTGCGCTGATCGACGCGATCCACGCGGCACGTGGCACGCACGACGGTCTGGTTATCAACGGTGGCGCCTTTACCCATACCTCGATTGCGATCATGGATGCGGTCGCCTCGGTCGAACTGCCGATGATCGAAGTGCACCTGAGCAACATCCACGCGCGCGAGCCGTTTCGCCACCGCTCCTACCTCGCGCCGGTGGCGATTGGACAGATCTGCGGGCTTGGCATGGCGGGCTATCTCTATGCGCTGGATGCACTGGCGCAAAGGTTTGCCGCATGA
- the rpsB gene encoding 30S ribosomal protein S2: MALPEFSMRQLLEAGVHFGHQTQRWNPRMGPYIYGARNGIHIMDLTQTVPMLDQALQVIRDTVAKGGSILFVGTKRQAATPIAEAAEKCAQYYMNHRWLGGTLTNWQTVSKSIQRLKHIDEQSEQGFGGLTKKERLGMERDQGKLEASLGGIREMGGRPDLLFVIDVRKESLAIAEANKLGIPVVAVVDTNCSPDGIDFIIPGNDDAARAIALYCDLAARAALDGMSAQLGAAGVDIGAMEEAPAEEAVAEESTGVETGNVSDQTAKTSTMSDDAVLDLESKKETVEEAKS, encoded by the coding sequence ATGGCTCTTCCTGAGTTCTCCATGCGCCAACTGCTTGAAGCAGGCGTGCACTTTGGTCACCAGACACAGCGCTGGAACCCCCGTATGGGCCCGTATATCTACGGCGCGCGCAACGGCATCCACATTATGGACCTGACACAGACCGTCCCCATGCTGGACCAGGCGCTGCAGGTCATCCGTGACACCGTCGCCAAGGGCGGCAGCATCCTGTTCGTCGGCACCAAGCGTCAGGCGGCAACGCCCATCGCCGAAGCCGCCGAGAAATGCGCGCAGTATTACATGAACCACCGCTGGCTGGGCGGCACGCTGACCAACTGGCAGACCGTGTCCAAATCCATCCAGCGTCTGAAGCACATCGACGAGCAGTCCGAGCAGGGCTTTGGCGGTCTCACCAAGAAAGAGCGCCTTGGCATGGAGCGTGACCAGGGCAAGCTTGAAGCAAGCCTCGGCGGTATCCGCGAAATGGGTGGTCGTCCCGATCTTCTGTTCGTGATCGACGTGCGTAAGGAATCGCTGGCAATTGCCGAAGCGAACAAGCTTGGCATCCCGGTTGTGGCCGTGGTTGACACCAACTGCTCGCCCGACGGCATCGATTTCATCATCCCCGGCAACGACGACGCGGCCCGCGCGATCGCGCTCTACTGCGATCTGGCCGCCCGTGCAGCCCTTGACGGCATGTCCGCCCAGCTGGGTGCCGCAGGTGTCGACATCGGCGCCATGGAAGAGGCCCCCGCCGAGGAAGCCGTGGCCGAGGAAAGCACCGGCGTCGAGACCGGCAATGTCTCCGACCAGACAGCCAAGACCAGCACAATGTCCGACGACGCCGTGCTGGATCTGGAATCGAAAAAAGAAACCGTCGAAGAAGCAAAAAGCTGA
- the phoB gene encoding phosphate regulon transcriptional regulator PhoB produces the protein MSVTDMQVLLVEDEPAQREVLAYNLEAEGYTVRRAENGEEAMTMIEEERPDLIILDWMMPLLSGIEVCRRVKTRAETKAIPVIMLSARSEEVDAVRGLDTGADDYVIKPYNLRELMARVRTQLRRARPTAAGEVLEYEDIALNAETHRVMRGQTELKLGPTEYRLLATLMEKPGRVFSRDQLLDQVWGRDIYVDTRTVDVHIARLRKALTGQGGADHIRTVRGTGYALG, from the coding sequence ATGTCCGTCACCGATATGCAGGTCTTGCTGGTCGAAGATGAACCGGCACAACGCGAAGTCCTTGCCTACAACCTCGAGGCCGAAGGCTATACCGTGCGCCGCGCGGAAAACGGCGAGGAAGCCATGACCATGATCGAGGAGGAGCGGCCCGATCTTATCATTCTCGACTGGATGATGCCGCTGCTGTCGGGGATCGAGGTCTGCCGCCGGGTCAAGACACGGGCGGAGACAAAGGCGATCCCGGTCATCATGCTGTCGGCGCGCTCCGAAGAGGTCGACGCCGTGCGGGGCCTGGATACCGGTGCGGATGATTATGTGATCAAACCCTACAACCTGCGCGAGCTCATGGCCCGCGTGCGCACCCAGCTGCGCCGCGCACGTCCCACAGCCGCCGGTGAGGTGCTGGAATACGAAGACATCGCGCTGAATGCGGAAACCCACCGCGTGATGCGCGGCCAGACAGAACTGAAACTGGGCCCGACGGAATACCGGCTGCTGGCCACACTGATGGAGAAACCGGGACGCGTGTTCAGCCGCGATCAGCTGCTCGATCAGGTCTGGGGCCGCGACATCTATGTCGACACACGCACCGTCGACGTGCACATCGCGCGGCTGCGCAAGGCGCTCACGGGCCAAGGCGGTGCCGATCACATCCGAACGGTCCGCGGCACGGGCTACGCCTTGGGGTGA